In Flavobacterium gelatinilyticum, a genomic segment contains:
- a CDS encoding DMT family transporter: MLFLILSVLCSVTVGVIFKITRKYNSNPIQIIAFNYIAAILLCYFTFSPDLNEIHADAPWNIYAAIGVLLPVLFLILAASIKHMGIVKTDAAQRLSLFIPILAAWLVFKEEFNTYKVIGLIIGFTALLFILRKQTGNEENKWIYPAAVLFGFGIIDILFKQIALYTSLPYTTSLFVVFDIALAVSLFIVVYDVAVKKVRLNYQNILFGSLVGIFNFGNILFYLKAHKAFSENPSTVFAGMNMGVIILGSLVGLLFFKEKLSRYNFIGLVLALISIIFIVRSQF, encoded by the coding sequence ATGTTGTTTCTTATTTTAAGCGTATTGTGCAGTGTAACTGTTGGTGTAATTTTTAAGATAACCCGTAAGTACAATTCCAATCCTATTCAGATTATTGCTTTTAATTATATTGCTGCAATACTGCTTTGTTACTTTACGTTCAGTCCGGATTTAAATGAAATTCATGCCGATGCACCTTGGAATATTTATGCTGCAATTGGGGTTTTGCTTCCTGTTTTATTTTTAATATTAGCTGCTTCTATCAAACACATGGGAATAGTTAAAACCGATGCAGCACAGCGATTATCGTTATTTATTCCGATATTGGCTGCCTGGCTGGTTTTTAAAGAAGAATTCAATACCTATAAAGTAATTGGATTAATTATTGGGTTTACGGCACTTTTGTTCATTTTAAGAAAACAAACCGGCAATGAAGAAAACAAATGGATTTATCCTGCAGCAGTTTTGTTCGGTTTCGGAATCATTGATATTCTTTTTAAACAGATAGCACTTTATACCTCTTTACCTTATACAACCTCTCTGTTTGTAGTTTTTGATATTGCACTGGCCGTTTCTCTTTTTATTGTCGTTTATGATGTTGCTGTAAAAAAGGTGAGATTGAATTATCAAAACATTCTGTTCGGAAGTCTGGTTGGGATTTTTAACTTCGGAAACATTCTATTTTATCTAAAGGCGCATAAAGCATTTTCTGAAAACCCATCAACGGTTTTTGCCGGAATGAACATGGGGGTTATCATTTTAGGAAGCCTTGTTGGTCTTCTTTTTTTCAAAGAAAAACTGTCCAGGTACAATTTTATTGGACTTGTTTTGGCCTTAATTTCCATCATTTTTATCGTTAGATCGCAATTTTAA
- a CDS encoding Glu/Leu/Phe/Val family dehydrogenase: MSTEIIKQNPFQSMIDRFNIAADILNLDNSIRQKLQRPEKQIVVNFSITLDNGTEQNFEGYRVIHNTALGPSKGGIRYDTSVNLDEVKALAAWMTWKSAVTGIPFGGAKGGIICDPRTLSKTELERITRAYTKALADIFGPEKDVPAPDMGTGPDEMGWLMDEFSLVHGKTIHAVVTGKHLHSGGSLGRVEATGRGVSIISLLALEKLRIRPARATAAIQGFGNVGLHSALFLYEKGVKIVAVSDVSEAFYNPEGINIPELILYYNLNNKTIKGYPNSVAIKHEDLLLLEVDVLIPAAKEDVITQKNAKDIQARIIIEAANGPVSSDADKILHEKNILVVPDILANAGGVTVSYFEWLQNSLLESWRIHQINKRLEDILEKGFQTVFRIAAKHDVTPRIAAYIIALKKVAETQSVKEVALEAEKFKQN, from the coding sequence ATGAGTACAGAAATTATAAAACAGAACCCGTTTCAATCTATGATTGATCGTTTTAATATAGCAGCCGATATCTTGAATCTTGATAATTCAATCAGACAAAAGCTGCAAAGACCTGAAAAGCAGATTGTCGTTAATTTTTCTATCACCTTAGACAACGGAACTGAACAAAATTTTGAAGGTTATCGCGTTATTCACAACACAGCTTTAGGACCGTCAAAAGGAGGCATTCGTTACGATACTTCTGTAAATCTGGATGAAGTAAAAGCCCTGGCAGCCTGGATGACCTGGAAATCTGCCGTAACCGGAATTCCGTTTGGAGGAGCAAAAGGCGGTATAATCTGCGACCCGAGAACGCTTTCTAAAACCGAACTGGAAAGAATTACAAGAGCCTACACAAAAGCTTTAGCTGATATTTTTGGTCCCGAAAAAGACGTTCCTGCTCCGGATATGGGGACAGGCCCTGATGAAATGGGCTGGCTGATGGATGAATTTTCATTGGTTCACGGAAAAACCATCCACGCCGTTGTTACCGGAAAACACCTGCATTCAGGAGGTTCTTTAGGAAGAGTAGAAGCAACCGGAAGGGGCGTAAGCATTATTAGTTTACTGGCTCTTGAAAAACTAAGAATCAGACCGGCACGAGCTACTGCTGCAATTCAGGGATTTGGGAATGTGGGACTGCACTCGGCTTTGTTTTTATACGAAAAAGGGGTGAAGATTGTGGCGGTGAGTGATGTTTCTGAAGCTTTCTATAACCCTGAAGGGATTAACATACCTGAATTGATTTTGTATTACAATCTGAATAACAAAACCATTAAGGGATATCCAAATTCGGTTGCGATTAAACATGAAGATTTGCTTCTTTTAGAAGTAGATGTTTTGATTCCGGCTGCAAAAGAAGATGTCATTACTCAGAAAAATGCCAAAGATATTCAGGCCCGAATTATCATCGAAGCGGCAAACGGACCGGTTTCTTCTGACGCCGATAAAATCCTTCATGAAAAGAATATTCTGGTGGTTCCGGATATTCTGGCCAATGCCGGCGGTGTAACGGTTTCGTATTTCGAATGGCTTCAGAATTCGTTATTGGAATCCTGGCGAATACATCAGATAAACAAACGTTTAGAAGACATTTTGGAAAAAGGTTTTCAAACGGTTTTCAGAATAGCTGCTAAACACGATGTAACGCCAAGAATTGCCGCTTACATTATTGCTTTGAAGAAAGTAGCCGAAACACAATCTGTAAAAGAAGTCGCTCTGGAAGCCGAAAAATTTAAACAGAATTAA
- a CDS encoding sterol desaturase family protein, whose protein sequence is MKNINFLAFAMPAFFLFLFLEYKLAQRKKRPEIFNYESSVSNISIGIAERLINLFIAASFYQLYYLIYDDYRIFDIPSGVLVWIALILATDFVWYWYHRLGHEVNFFWAAHIVHHHSEEFNFTAAARITTFQAIIRTGFWCILPLIGFHPSMVITMLIVHGAYSFFTHTQVIGRIKWLEYVFVTPSVHGVHHASDEKYLDKNYGDMFTFWDRLFRTFQEEEEKPKYGLTHPLKSYSFLWQHFHYYFEIYELWRRSKGFKARWKAVFGSPAHMDQDIRPILEKRFLQDKSNPHQRLRFRNYLYIQLGICTLLLTAFTYYFDLLNAFDKVVVLSLVIITLINCGAILEQRKWIYYLEYARLYMIAVYFLYEENLIMFFFIPLAVMIFAEQLFSLSKYYQNMILQLETAE, encoded by the coding sequence ATGAAAAATATTAATTTTCTGGCATTTGCAATGCCCGCTTTTTTTCTATTCTTATTTCTGGAATACAAGCTGGCACAACGAAAAAAAAGACCTGAAATTTTTAATTATGAAAGTTCTGTTTCTAATATCAGTATTGGAATTGCAGAGCGATTGATCAATTTGTTTATTGCTGCAAGTTTTTATCAGTTGTATTATTTGATTTATGACGATTATCGGATTTTCGATATTCCGAGTGGTGTTCTGGTGTGGATTGCCCTGATTCTCGCCACAGATTTTGTCTGGTATTGGTATCACCGGCTCGGACACGAGGTCAATTTTTTCTGGGCAGCGCATATTGTACATCATCACAGTGAAGAGTTTAATTTTACGGCAGCAGCCAGAATTACGACTTTTCAGGCCATCATCCGAACGGGATTTTGGTGTATTCTTCCTCTCATCGGGTTCCATCCTTCGATGGTTATAACCATGCTGATTGTTCACGGTGCGTATTCGTTTTTTACACATACGCAGGTTATCGGCAGAATCAAATGGCTGGAATATGTTTTTGTAACGCCTTCGGTTCATGGGGTTCATCATGCTTCTGACGAAAAATACCTTGACAAAAACTACGGGGATATGTTCACTTTTTGGGATCGCCTCTTTAGGACTTTCCAGGAAGAGGAAGAAAAACCAAAGTACGGATTAACACATCCGTTAAAAAGTTATAGTTTCCTTTGGCAGCATTTTCATTATTACTTCGAAATTTACGAATTATGGAGGCGTTCCAAAGGTTTTAAAGCGAGATGGAAAGCCGTTTTTGGAAGCCCCGCGCACATGGATCAGGACATTCGCCCAATTCTGGAAAAGCGTTTCCTGCAGGATAAAAGCAATCCGCATCAAAGGCTTCGTTTTCGAAATTACCTTTATATTCAATTAGGAATCTGTACGTTGCTGCTTACTGCTTTTACGTATTATTTTGATTTATTAAATGCGTTTGATAAAGTTGTTGTTTTGTCTCTTGTTATTATAACACTGATTAACTGCGGTGCTATTTTAGAACAGCGAAAATGGATTTATTACCTGGAATATGCCCGTTTGTATATGATTGCGGTTTATTTTTTATACGAAGAAAACCTGATTATGTTTTTCTTTATTCCGCTGGCTGTCATGATTTTTGCCGAACAGTTATTCTCGCTTAGCAAATATTATCAAAATATGATTCTGCAATTGGAAACTGCGGAATAA